From the Primulina tabacum isolate GXHZ01 chromosome 3, ASM2559414v2, whole genome shotgun sequence genome, one window contains:
- the LOC142540279 gene encoding late embryogenesis abundant protein At5g17165-like, translated as MAANFQSRGLASFSKQLVSRVRSRDSTVISILIKRGVHVSTYDKNPDEDHSHSAVVPDNVIPSQTQQYWAPHPKTGVFGPAKEGPALVDEDGGSNGGTDSVLEQKAFFRPLEDLDKPHHP; from the exons ATGGCTGCTAATTTTCAGAGTCGAGGATTGGCGAGCTTCAGTAAGCAACTTGTCAGCCGGGTCCGTTCCCGCGATTCTACCGTAATCAG TATTTTGATAAA GAGAGGTGTGCACGTTTCAACCTACGACAAGAACCCAGACGAGGATCATTCTCACTCTGCTGTGGTTCCAGACAACGTGATCCCATCTCAAACTCAACAATATTGGGCTCCTCACCCTAAGACCGGGGTATTCGGCCCTGCAAAAGAAGGACCAGCCTTGGTAGATGAGGATGGTGGTTCGAATGGCGGCACTGATTCAGTACTGGAGCAAAAGGCCTTCTTCCGTCCTCTGGAGGACTTGGACAAGCCACACCACCCTTGA